A portion of the Pectobacterium brasiliense genome contains these proteins:
- a CDS encoding mannitol dehydrogenase family protein, translated as MSISEFSTLKPQVVVPRYNRSQLKTRIAHIGFGAFHRAHQAVCADKLAAEHGSDWGYCEINLIGGEQQIEAIRQQDLLWSVSEMADSGWNSRVIGVATSALHAEVEGIEAVLEALSAPDIAIVSITVTEKGYCHHPATGQLNSEHPLICHDLGLPAEPRSLPGVILAAIKRRRERQLPAFSVMSCDNMPENGHVTRNVIVQLAELQDIELARWIEQHVTFPSTMVDRIVPAITEETLETIQGQLGVVDPAGIACEPFFQWVVEDNFVNGRPAWEKAGAELVQDVLPFEEMKLRMLNGSHSFLAYLGYLAGYQHISECMQDSELVAAAHHLMLREQAPTLRTQGVDLAAYADALLDRYRNRALKHRTWQIAMDGSQKLPQRMLDSIRWHLARGSRFDALALGVAGWMRYVGGVDEQGKPIEISDPLKDLIAETVQRSPEGESRVTALLTLTAIFGEDLPKNPVFVDAVTQHYLTLLEKGVKGTLQVTDW; from the coding sequence ATGAGTATCAGTGAATTTTCTACGCTTAAACCGCAGGTTGTGGTGCCGCGTTACAACCGTAGCCAGCTAAAAACACGTATTGCGCATATTGGCTTTGGCGCATTCCACCGGGCGCATCAGGCGGTCTGTGCCGATAAGCTGGCGGCGGAGCACGGTAGCGACTGGGGCTATTGCGAAATTAACCTGATTGGCGGCGAGCAGCAGATTGAAGCCATTCGCCAGCAGGATTTGCTGTGGTCGGTTTCCGAAATGGCGGACAGCGGCTGGAATAGCCGGGTCATCGGCGTAGCGACTAGCGCGCTGCACGCGGAAGTCGAAGGCATCGAGGCGGTGCTGGAAGCGCTGAGCGCGCCGGATATCGCCATTGTGTCGATTACCGTCACGGAGAAAGGCTATTGCCACCATCCGGCGACGGGGCAGTTAAATAGTGAACATCCGCTGATTTGCCACGATCTGGGGTTACCCGCAGAACCACGCTCCCTGCCCGGTGTGATTCTGGCTGCGATCAAACGCAGACGGGAACGCCAGCTACCGGCATTCAGCGTGATGTCCTGCGACAATATGCCGGAAAACGGGCACGTCACGCGCAACGTGATCGTGCAACTGGCTGAGTTGCAGGATATCGAACTGGCGCGCTGGATTGAACAGCACGTCACCTTTCCGTCCACGATGGTAGACAGGATTGTTCCGGCTATTACCGAAGAAACGTTGGAGACAATTCAGGGACAACTGGGCGTAGTCGATCCCGCGGGGATCGCCTGTGAACCGTTCTTCCAGTGGGTGGTTGAAGATAACTTCGTCAACGGCCGTCCCGCGTGGGAAAAAGCCGGTGCGGAGCTGGTACAGGATGTTCTGCCGTTTGAGGAAATGAAGCTGCGTATGCTGAACGGCAGCCACTCGTTTCTGGCGTATCTGGGCTACCTTGCTGGCTATCAGCATATCAGCGAGTGCATGCAGGACAGTGAACTGGTCGCGGCGGCACATCATCTGATGCTGCGTGAACAGGCTCCGACGCTGCGTACACAGGGTGTCGATCTTGCTGCCTATGCGGATGCGCTGCTGGATCGCTATCGCAACCGTGCGCTAAAACACCGTACCTGGCAGATTGCGATGGACGGCTCGCAAAAACTGCCACAGCGGATGCTGGACTCGATCCGCTGGCATCTGGCACGCGGCAGCCGTTTTGATGCGCTGGCGCTCGGTGTGGCGGGATGGATGCGCTATGTGGGCGGCGTGGATGAGCAAGGAAAACCGATTGAAATTAGCGATCCGCTGAAAGATCTAATCGCTGAAACGGTGCAACGCAGCCCGGAAGGTGAAAGCCGAGTTACTGCGCTGCTGACGCTGACGGCGATCTTTGGTGAGGACTTACCGAAGAATCCTGTCTTTGTTGATGCGGTGACGCAGCATTATCTGACGTTGCTAGAAAAAGGCGTGAAAGGGACGTTGCAGGTAACGGACTGGTAA
- a CDS encoding Zn-dependent oxidoreductase: MKSIVIQQPNTLVIEERPIPQPAAGEVRVKVKLAGICGSDSHIYRGHNPFAKYPRVIGHEFFGVIEAVGEGVEASRLGERVSVDPVVSCGHCYPCSIGKPNVCTSLVVLGVHRDGGFSEYAAVPAKNAHIIPDEIPDEFAVMVEPFTISANVTAQVKPTEQDVALIYGAGPMGLTSVQVLKGVFNVKEVIVVDRISERLDMALRSGADRVINNASLSLKDELETLNIKPTLIVDAACHPSILQEAITIASPAARIAIMGFSSEPCQISQQGITSKEISIFSSRLNANKFPIVIEWLKAKRIDPAKLITHRFDYQEVVQAIEVFEKDQKRCCKVLLTFNDA; this comes from the coding sequence ATGAAAAGCATTGTAATACAGCAGCCGAATACGCTGGTGATTGAAGAGCGTCCTATTCCACAGCCAGCGGCAGGTGAAGTTCGGGTGAAGGTAAAGCTGGCCGGTATTTGTGGCTCGGACAGCCACATCTACCGAGGGCATAACCCTTTTGCCAAATACCCACGCGTGATTGGGCATGAATTCTTCGGCGTGATTGAGGCGGTGGGCGAGGGCGTGGAGGCATCCCGTCTGGGCGAGCGCGTCTCGGTCGACCCGGTAGTGAGCTGCGGCCACTGCTACCCTTGCTCAATCGGCAAGCCGAACGTCTGTACTTCGCTGGTGGTGTTGGGCGTGCATCGCGATGGCGGGTTCAGCGAGTACGCTGCCGTACCGGCGAAGAACGCGCACATCATCCCGGATGAGATCCCTGATGAGTTCGCCGTGATGGTCGAGCCCTTCACGATTTCCGCCAACGTGACCGCACAGGTGAAACCGACGGAGCAGGATGTCGCCCTGATTTATGGTGCGGGACCGATGGGCTTGACCTCGGTTCAGGTACTGAAAGGCGTGTTCAACGTGAAGGAAGTCATCGTCGTCGATCGCATTTCTGAACGTCTGGATATGGCATTACGCAGCGGCGCGGACAGGGTCATTAATAACGCATCGCTGTCATTAAAAGACGAGCTGGAAACGCTGAATATCAAGCCTACGCTGATTGTTGACGCTGCCTGCCATCCATCTATTTTGCAGGAAGCGATTACGATTGCTTCTCCTGCTGCGCGTATCGCCATCATGGGCTTTTCCAGCGAGCCTTGTCAGATCAGCCAGCAGGGAATAACCAGCAAAGAGATTTCCATTTTCTCATCGCGCTTGAATGCCAATAAATTCCCAATCGTGATTGAGTGGCTGAAAGCGAAACGTATCGATCCCGCAAAACTGATTACCCACCGGTTTGATTATCAGGAGGTTGTACAGGCAATTGAAGTTTTTGAAAAAGATCAAAAACGCTGCTGCAAAGTCCTGCTGACATTTAATGATGCATGA
- a CDS encoding C4-dicarboxylate TRAP transporter substrate-binding protein, whose protein sequence is MSKYTLTFERKYFYALTPGLCKKIILGSLLSLVTLSSVAAKTYDFNLSTALAPDDPVYAGFKEFKKNVEKRTDKKVRVRLFPSGQLGADGELIQQAQVGSNVGVLTDGGRLAQFVPELAILNAPFLLSNYEQASKFVTTPIFKEWESQLQGKSGLVSLSFNWYQGSRMMITKKPFTQPADLKGVRVRVPDAPIVIETINCMGASPTPMAWSEVYSAIQTGVVDAAEAHPTALYGSKLNEVAKYITKTNHYHLMTSIIVGSKWFDQLPAEYQKILHEESYNAGAFASQKIIEQSAAVLEKMSKSGVKVEEIDLTPFITACANVPDKLGLESARDSLKTALDTK, encoded by the coding sequence ATGTCAAAATATACCTTAACTTTCGAAAGGAAGTATTTTTATGCTCTAACACCGGGGTTATGTAAAAAAATAATACTGGGTTCACTGCTTTCCCTGGTTACCTTATCTTCCGTTGCCGCCAAAACATATGATTTCAACCTGAGCACTGCGTTAGCTCCGGATGATCCTGTTTATGCTGGATTTAAGGAATTTAAGAAAAACGTTGAAAAACGCACTGATAAAAAAGTACGTGTGAGATTATTTCCTAGCGGTCAGTTGGGAGCCGATGGGGAATTAATTCAGCAGGCTCAAGTTGGAAGTAATGTTGGCGTTCTCACTGACGGCGGTAGACTGGCGCAATTTGTGCCAGAGTTGGCAATACTGAATGCCCCCTTCTTATTGTCAAATTATGAGCAAGCTTCGAAATTTGTCACAACCCCCATATTTAAAGAATGGGAATCTCAGTTACAGGGAAAATCGGGCTTGGTCAGCCTCTCGTTCAACTGGTATCAAGGTTCTCGTATGATGATTACGAAAAAACCTTTCACCCAGCCAGCTGATTTAAAAGGTGTCAGAGTAAGGGTACCTGATGCGCCTATCGTTATTGAAACAATCAACTGCATGGGGGCATCACCAACGCCAATGGCTTGGTCCGAAGTGTATTCCGCCATTCAGACGGGCGTAGTGGATGCTGCCGAGGCGCACCCAACGGCGTTATACGGTTCCAAGCTTAATGAGGTAGCTAAATATATTACTAAAACCAACCACTACCACTTAATGACGTCGATTATTGTTGGGAGTAAATGGTTTGACCAACTTCCTGCCGAATATCAGAAGATTCTTCATGAAGAATCTTATAATGCTGGTGCATTCGCATCCCAAAAAATTATAGAGCAAAGTGCTGCCGTTTTAGAAAAAATGTCCAAAAGTGGCGTAAAAGTGGAAGAAATCGATCTCACTCCCTTTATAACTGCCTGTGCAAATGTACCTGATAAACTTGGCTTGGAATCCGCTCGCGACAGCCTGAAAACAGCGTTGGACACCAAATAA
- a CDS encoding LysR family transcriptional regulator has translation MFSIKRVIYYQELIRVGSFTKAAKALNISQAFLSQEIARLELETERKLINRTTRQFSLTPFGKIFADKIQGMIKEHYELEQFVSSYEESTDGALLVGVIPIFNRLDHYNMFNLFQKAYPNIDISFIDGVSTDLLERVRNGEIHLSFSTPFDEYLNDPLFHHTICQIDDIVAVMARSHPLADSKTLSLPQMVKEKLIVPQKGTGEHAAVSKSFTQQGINPSYFRECSNMDIIMDLVINLSGVVFLCSSVAKSLTAYDVAVIPLEEQLKRTFAISYLKRSTNIPMVRLFLDFLQDYNSESVR, from the coding sequence ATGTTCAGTATAAAGCGTGTGATTTATTATCAGGAACTCATCCGGGTCGGGAGTTTCACTAAAGCGGCGAAGGCGCTGAATATCTCTCAGGCGTTCTTGTCGCAGGAGATTGCGCGGCTGGAACTTGAAACGGAAAGAAAACTGATTAACCGAACCACCCGGCAGTTTTCTCTGACGCCATTCGGGAAGATCTTTGCTGACAAAATTCAGGGGATGATTAAGGAACATTATGAGCTAGAACAGTTCGTCAGCAGCTATGAGGAAAGCACGGATGGTGCGCTGCTGGTTGGCGTGATTCCGATTTTTAACCGTCTGGATCACTACAATATGTTTAACCTGTTTCAGAAAGCCTATCCCAATATCGATATCTCTTTCATTGACGGCGTTAGCACCGATTTACTGGAAAGGGTGCGCAATGGTGAGATCCACCTGTCTTTCTCGACGCCTTTTGATGAGTACCTGAACGATCCGTTGTTTCATCACACTATTTGTCAGATCGATGACATTGTTGCGGTGATGGCAAGGTCGCACCCGCTTGCCGACAGTAAGACGCTCAGCTTGCCGCAGATGGTAAAAGAAAAGCTGATCGTGCCGCAGAAAGGGACGGGAGAGCATGCTGCCGTTTCCAAATCTTTCACTCAACAGGGCATCAACCCCAGCTACTTTCGCGAATGCAGCAACATGGACATCATTATGGATCTGGTGATTAACCTGTCCGGCGTGGTCTTCCTCTGTTCGTCTGTCGCGAAAAGCCTGACCGCTTACGACGTCGCGGTTATTCCGCTGGAAGAGCAGCTGAAAAGGACTTTCGCCATTAGCTATCTAAAGCGCAGCACGAACATTCCCATGGTGCGTCTGTTTCTGGATTTCCTGCAAGACTACAACAGCGAGTCCGTTCGGTAG
- a CDS encoding 4Fe-4S dicluster domain-containing protein, with the protein MEELSRRRFIAYMGGTIAISGHIGLAQAQNEPEKTQGKLAVKYGLLHNEMRCIGCKACIKACKETNNVPDGVTRLDILQTVDIPAVEKTRAIKQFFRKSCQHCENPPCVAVCPTGASFKDALTGIVDVNDKRCVGCRYCIAACPYHVRFINPVTKTADKCNFCRETNLAAGKQPACVEICPTKALVFGDLNDPESNIAKMIASNATYRSKVYLGTEPQLYRMPGKRGAIDNA; encoded by the coding sequence ATGGAAGAATTATCTCGCCGTCGTTTTATTGCTTATATGGGGGGAACGATTGCCATTAGTGGGCATATCGGTCTCGCACAAGCGCAAAATGAACCTGAAAAAACGCAGGGTAAATTAGCGGTTAAATATGGTTTATTGCATAACGAAATGCGCTGCATCGGCTGCAAAGCCTGTATCAAGGCCTGTAAAGAGACCAATAACGTGCCCGATGGCGTAACTCGGCTGGATATACTGCAAACCGTGGATATTCCTGCCGTCGAGAAAACGCGCGCCATTAAGCAATTTTTCCGTAAATCCTGTCAGCATTGTGAGAACCCGCCCTGCGTTGCGGTCTGCCCAACGGGAGCCTCCTTCAAAGACGCGCTCACCGGTATTGTCGACGTCAACGATAAACGCTGCGTGGGCTGCCGCTACTGCATTGCCGCGTGTCCTTACCATGTGCGTTTCATCAACCCGGTCACGAAGACGGCAGACAAATGTAACTTTTGTCGGGAAACCAATCTGGCCGCCGGGAAGCAGCCCGCCTGCGTCGAAATCTGCCCCACCAAAGCCCTGGTATTTGGCGATCTCAACGATCCTGAAAGCAACATTGCCAAGATGATCGCGAGCAACGCGACCTACCGCTCCAAGGTCTATTTGGGCACAGAACCCCAGCTCTACCGTATGCCGGGGAAACGAGGAGCAATCGACAATGCATAA
- a CDS encoding MFS transporter, which yields MNTQIASGQDKPVRSTSDLVKAAVSGWLGTALEFMDFQLYSLGAALVFHEIFFPEQSAAMALILAMGTYGAGYVARIVGAFIFGRMGDSIGRKKVLFITITMMGICTTLIGVLPTYAQIGIFAPILLVTLRIVQGLGAGAEISGAGTMLAEYAPKGKRGIISSLVAMGTNCGTLSATAIWAVMFFALSREELLAWGWRVPFLASVVVMIFAIWLRMNLKESPVFEKVSNDVSDAEEPSPALVVEQSEQKSVLSMFKSKAFWLATGLRFGQAGNSGLIQTFLAGYLVQTLLFNKSIPTDALMISSIIGFITIPLLGWLSDKIGRRVPYIILNISAILLAYPMLSLIVDKENSVNVIVVSIIIIHNFAVLGLFALENITMAEIFGGRSRFTQMAIAKETGGLVAVGFGPVLAGIFCNMTGSWWPIVVMMIAYSVIGLFAAICMPEVKDRDLDALDDAA from the coding sequence ATGAATACGCAAATAGCATCTGGACAAGATAAGCCTGTAAGAAGTACCTCGGATTTAGTCAAGGCGGCGGTGTCCGGCTGGCTGGGCACTGCATTAGAATTCATGGATTTCCAACTGTATTCGCTCGGGGCTGCACTGGTCTTCCATGAAATATTCTTCCCTGAACAATCAGCGGCAATGGCGCTGATTCTGGCAATGGGAACCTACGGCGCAGGTTATGTCGCACGTATCGTCGGTGCCTTTATTTTCGGCCGGATGGGGGACTCCATCGGTAGAAAGAAAGTGCTCTTTATCACCATTACCATGATGGGGATCTGTACCACGTTAATTGGCGTGCTACCAACCTACGCACAGATTGGTATTTTCGCGCCCATCTTGCTGGTGACCTTGCGTATCGTGCAGGGGTTAGGGGCGGGGGCCGAGATTTCCGGTGCCGGTACCATGCTGGCTGAATACGCACCGAAAGGAAAGCGCGGGATTATTTCCTCACTGGTTGCAATGGGTACCAACTGTGGCACGCTCAGCGCCACGGCTATCTGGGCCGTCATGTTTTTTGCCCTCTCGAGAGAAGAGTTACTGGCATGGGGCTGGCGTGTACCGTTCCTGGCCAGCGTAGTTGTGATGATTTTCGCGATCTGGCTGCGTATGAACCTGAAAGAAAGCCCGGTTTTTGAAAAAGTGAGTAATGATGTCTCTGATGCTGAAGAGCCGTCACCTGCTCTGGTGGTTGAGCAAAGCGAGCAAAAATCAGTACTGTCCATGTTCAAAAGCAAGGCGTTTTGGCTGGCAACAGGATTACGTTTCGGACAGGCGGGAAATTCAGGATTAATTCAGACTTTCCTCGCGGGATATTTAGTCCAAACGCTGTTGTTCAATAAATCTATTCCGACCGATGCATTGATGATCAGCTCCATTATTGGTTTTATCACCATTCCATTATTAGGATGGCTGTCGGATAAAATTGGTCGCCGCGTACCGTATATTATTCTGAATATCTCGGCGATATTGTTAGCCTACCCGATGCTCTCTCTTATCGTTGATAAAGAGAATAGCGTTAACGTAATTGTCGTCAGCATTATCATTATTCATAACTTCGCGGTACTGGGATTATTTGCGCTGGAAAACATCACGATGGCGGAAATATTCGGTGGACGTAGCCGCTTTACGCAAATGGCGATTGCCAAAGAAACGGGTGGTCTGGTTGCCGTTGGTTTTGGTCCGGTGTTAGCGGGTATTTTCTGCAACATGACCGGTTCCTGGTGGCCGATTGTCGTGATGATGATTGCCTACTCAGTGATTGGTTTATTCGCGGCTATCTGTATGCCGGAAGTGAAAGACCGTGACTTGGATGCATTAGACGACGCGGCGTAA
- a CDS encoding TRAP transporter small permease, producing the protein MKTLIKIEIAIAKIMFIIMVILILVAAIGRAVGYPLIWSIEISMVLFAWVSMFSIHYAQANQRNMGIDFLSKRLPETIQTGIDYINRILIILFLGFGTYSGYLFTWDTRAHVLPISELNHVFLSAAVPTGCLLMILTCVEQLIDKVNTRRALSIRGDLP; encoded by the coding sequence ATGAAAACACTGATTAAAATAGAAATAGCCATTGCAAAGATTATGTTTATCATCATGGTGATACTTATTCTGGTCGCGGCTATTGGACGAGCAGTGGGGTATCCACTGATATGGTCTATAGAGATATCAATGGTTTTATTCGCTTGGGTAAGTATGTTCTCTATCCATTATGCTCAAGCCAATCAACGTAATATGGGAATTGATTTTTTATCTAAGCGGTTACCTGAGACAATCCAAACTGGGATAGATTATATTAATAGAATTTTGATTATCTTATTTCTTGGTTTTGGAACTTACTCTGGATATCTTTTTACCTGGGATACACGAGCACATGTATTACCCATTTCAGAATTAAATCATGTTTTTTTAAGCGCGGCAGTTCCGACAGGGTGTTTGCTAATGATATTGACCTGTGTTGAGCAACTGATTGATAAAGTTAATACCCGTCGAGCATTATCTATTAGAGGGGATTTACCATGA
- the yiaK gene encoding 3-dehydro-L-gulonate 2-dehydrogenase, protein MQRISFDVMKETVKKAFLNAGLSEKKAEVCAQIHTESSCDGVYSHGLNRVSRFIDYVKKGWIDIQAEPTQVKSLGVIQIYDGNQGIGVTNALFAVEKAAEIARENGIGIVALRNTTHWMRGGAYGWKAAEQGLAAMCWTNTESCMPAWGAKNTRLGNNPFVMAVPREKGPIVLDMAMSQYSYGKLQVTRLKNERLPFPGGFDQQGNLTDEPGPIEQSMRILPTGYWKGSGLAVLLDAMAALLSAGHPTNEIDKIGKGSCTGASQIFIVFDPAQLGGSEFSERMADSVADYVKTSTQAEGQTEVYYPGEHSAKNRQENLVKGIPVDDGVWAEVVELAQ, encoded by the coding sequence ATGCAAAGAATTAGTTTTGATGTCATGAAAGAGACTGTAAAGAAGGCATTTTTGAACGCGGGATTAAGCGAGAAAAAAGCGGAGGTTTGCGCACAGATTCACACAGAATCCAGTTGTGATGGAGTTTATTCGCACGGCTTAAACCGCGTATCCCGGTTTATTGACTATGTCAAAAAAGGTTGGATCGATATTCAGGCTGAGCCCACTCAGGTCAAATCATTAGGTGTGATTCAGATCTATGACGGTAATCAGGGGATTGGTGTCACCAACGCCTTGTTTGCGGTTGAAAAAGCAGCGGAGATAGCGCGTGAAAATGGCATAGGGATTGTTGCTTTACGCAATACCACCCACTGGATGCGTGGAGGCGCGTACGGCTGGAAAGCCGCGGAACAAGGTCTTGCCGCAATGTGTTGGACGAATACGGAATCGTGTATGCCTGCGTGGGGGGCTAAAAATACCCGATTAGGTAACAACCCTTTTGTGATGGCTGTGCCGAGAGAAAAAGGGCCGATCGTATTAGATATGGCGATGTCGCAGTACTCATACGGCAAATTACAGGTTACGCGGCTTAAAAACGAACGTCTGCCTTTTCCTGGCGGTTTTGATCAGCAGGGAAATTTAACCGATGAGCCGGGGCCAATTGAACAATCTATGCGCATCCTTCCAACCGGATACTGGAAAGGATCGGGGCTGGCCGTTTTGTTAGATGCGATGGCAGCGTTACTGTCCGCAGGCCATCCGACAAATGAGATTGATAAAATTGGTAAAGGCAGTTGCACTGGAGCCAGCCAGATTTTTATTGTTTTCGATCCAGCCCAGCTTGGCGGCAGTGAATTTAGCGAGCGTATGGCTGACAGCGTGGCGGATTATGTCAAGACATCCACGCAGGCAGAAGGCCAAACAGAGGTTTATTATCCCGGAGAACACTCAGCTAAAAATCGGCAAGAGAATCTTGTCAAAGGCATCCCTGTTGATGATGGCGTATGGGCTGAAGTCGTGGAACTGGCACAATAA
- a CDS encoding TRAP transporter large permease: MIWLTGVLFVVFMLMGMPVGFVIAISSLAYFFTSDFLPLGIAFQKFAAPTQSFPMIAVPLFILVGNLLTRTGITERLLDFARLLTGWMIGGLAQINVLLAMLMGGVAGSAVADASMQSRMLGFSMIERGYPRAYTAVVIAFASLITATLPPSILLILFGFVGNVSIGKLFLAGIIPGFLLTITLMITNYIMARRMKIPPETLSKPTFKEVVVSFRRGFWALMFPVILIVVIRLGLFTTSEAGAFIVLYAIIIGGLVYKELTWQGMLETLTETLSDLGIVMLLVMAAFILGHISVLDQLPQAMTEIITDFTESPTGIMLLIFALVLIIGMVLDASPLVLLLTPILLPIVTEIGYDPIHFGIMFITLTLLGANTPPVGICMYTVCGILKCDTVHFMKTSVPYLLAFLIFVAVLFLFPQTVMFLPNLLMP; encoded by the coding sequence ATGATATGGTTGACCGGTGTATTATTCGTCGTTTTCATGCTGATGGGCATGCCGGTAGGATTTGTCATTGCCATATCAAGCCTGGCCTATTTCTTCACGTCTGATTTTCTCCCTCTTGGTATCGCTTTTCAAAAGTTTGCCGCGCCGACACAGTCATTTCCGATGATTGCTGTCCCTTTGTTTATCTTGGTTGGAAATTTACTGACGCGAACAGGCATTACAGAGCGTTTATTGGATTTTGCGCGTTTACTGACTGGCTGGATGATCGGAGGGTTAGCGCAAATTAACGTATTACTCGCGATGCTTATGGGGGGCGTTGCGGGTTCAGCAGTCGCTGATGCGTCAATGCAGTCACGTATGCTCGGTTTCTCTATGATTGAGAGGGGCTACCCACGGGCTTACACGGCTGTCGTTATCGCTTTTGCATCATTGATCACGGCTACATTACCTCCAAGCATCTTGTTAATTTTGTTTGGATTTGTGGGCAATGTCTCTATCGGTAAATTATTCCTCGCTGGCATTATTCCCGGTTTTTTACTGACGATAACCCTGATGATAACGAATTACATCATGGCTCGTCGTATGAAAATCCCACCAGAAACGTTGTCAAAGCCGACGTTCAAAGAGGTTGTGGTTAGTTTTCGTCGCGGCTTTTGGGCGTTGATGTTCCCAGTCATTCTCATCGTAGTGATTCGTTTAGGGTTGTTTACTACTTCAGAAGCGGGGGCATTTATCGTTCTCTACGCCATTATTATTGGTGGTCTGGTTTATAAGGAACTCACGTGGCAAGGAATGCTTGAGACATTGACTGAAACGCTAAGCGATCTGGGTATTGTCATGCTTTTGGTTATGGCTGCCTTTATTCTGGGACATATCAGCGTATTGGATCAATTGCCTCAGGCAATGACTGAAATCATTACCGATTTTACAGAAAGCCCTACTGGTATCATGCTACTGATTTTTGCCTTGGTACTCATTATTGGGATGGTTTTGGATGCGAGTCCTCTGGTATTGCTGTTGACGCCAATATTACTGCCCATCGTGACAGAAATAGGCTATGACCCTATTCATTTCGGCATTATGTTTATTACCTTAACGTTGTTGGGAGCGAATACACCGCCGGTTGGTATTTGTATGTATACGGTCTGTGGTATTTTAAAATGTGACACCGTACATTTTATGAAAACTTCAGTGCCGTATTTATTGGCATTCCTCATTTTCGTCGCGGTTCTCTTTTTATTTCCGCAAACGGTAATGTTCTTGCCTAATTTACTCATGCCGTAG
- the manD gene encoding D-mannonate dehydratase ManD: MKIVSAEVFVTCPGRNFVTLKITTDSGLTGLGDATLNGRELPVASYLKDHVCPQLIGRDAHQIEDIWQYFYKGAYWRRGPVTMSAISAVDTALWDIKAKAANMPLYQLLGGASRTGVMVYCHTTGHSIDEVLDDYAKHRDEGFKAIRVQCGVPGMKTTYGMAKGKGLAYEPATKGNLPEEQLWSTEKYLDFTPKLFEAVRDKFGFNEHMLHDMHHRLTPIEAARFGKSIEDYRLFWMEDPTPAENQECFRLIRQHTVTPIAVGEVFNSIWDCKQLIEEQLIDYIRTTITHAGGITGMRRIADFASLYQVRTGSHGPSDLSPICMAAALHFDLWVPNFGVQEYMGYSEQMLEVFPHSWTFDNGYMHPGEKPGLGIEFDEKLAAKYPYDPAYLPVARLEDGTLWNW, translated from the coding sequence GTGAAGATTGTCAGCGCTGAAGTGTTTGTCACCTGTCCGGGACGGAACTTTGTCACCCTGAAAATTACGACAGATAGCGGATTAACCGGCCTCGGCGATGCGACGCTCAACGGGCGTGAGCTGCCGGTCGCCTCTTACCTCAAAGATCATGTGTGTCCACAGCTGATTGGCCGCGATGCGCACCAGATCGAAGATATTTGGCAGTATTTCTACAAAGGCGCGTACTGGCGTCGTGGCCCGGTGACGATGTCTGCCATTTCCGCCGTCGACACCGCGCTGTGGGACATCAAGGCCAAAGCCGCCAACATGCCGCTCTACCAACTGCTGGGCGGTGCATCGCGCACGGGCGTCATGGTGTATTGCCACACCACAGGTCACTCGATTGATGAAGTGCTGGACGATTACGCCAAACATCGCGATGAGGGCTTCAAGGCGATCCGCGTACAGTGCGGCGTTCCGGGTATGAAAACCACCTACGGCATGGCGAAAGGCAAAGGGCTGGCGTATGAACCCGCGACGAAAGGCAATTTGCCGGAAGAGCAACTGTGGTCGACGGAAAAATACCTCGATTTCACGCCGAAGCTGTTTGAAGCGGTGCGTGATAAGTTTGGCTTCAACGAGCACATGCTGCACGACATGCACCACCGCCTGACGCCGATTGAAGCGGCGCGCTTTGGTAAAAGCATTGAAGACTATCGTCTGTTCTGGATGGAAGACCCAACGCCTGCGGAAAATCAGGAGTGCTTCCGTTTAATCCGTCAGCACACGGTTACGCCGATTGCGGTGGGTGAAGTCTTTAACAGCATCTGGGATTGCAAACAGCTGATCGAAGAACAGCTGATCGACTACATCCGCACCACGATTACCCACGCGGGCGGGATTACCGGTATGCGTCGCATCGCCGACTTTGCCTCGCTCTATCAGGTGCGTACCGGTTCACACGGGCCGTCGGATCTGTCGCCTATCTGCATGGCGGCGGCGCTGCATTTTGACCTCTGGGTGCCAAACTTCGGCGTACAGGAATACATGGGTTATTCGGAGCAAATGCTGGAAGTGTTCCCGCATAGCTGGACATTCGATAACGGCTACATGCACCCAGGCGAAAAACCGGGGTTAGGCATTGAGTTTGATGAAAAGCTGGCGGCCAAATACCCCTATGACCCCGCTTATCTGCCGGTTGCCCGTCTGGAAGACGGCACGTTGTGGAACTGGTAA